The Haloferax volcanii DS2 DNA segment CGAAGACTGGGACATCAGCAAGTTCCACAGCGATAGCGAATACTTCGTTAAGCGACCACCCTATCAGCGAAAGACCGTCTGGGATACCGGAAAGAAGAAAGAACTAATCGACAGCTTCGTTCGCCAACTCTACGTTCCGCCTGTCGTTATCCGGCAAGTCGTCCTCGACGGTAACGACCTCCGTCTCGAAGTCGTCGACGGCCAACAGCGAATTACCGCGATTCAAGAGTTCTTCGAGGACGAATTCGCACTCCCCGATAGCCCCGAACTCCGTGAACTCAACCCGGAACACGAGATTGCTGGGAAACGATACTCCGAACTTAGCGAGGACGTCCAGGAGTATATTGACTCTCAGTGTTCGCTCAAAGTCATCAAGCTGCGCGGCATCGACGACCCCGACGACAAGCGCCATCAGGAGTTAGCCACGAAGGTATTCTGGCGACTCCAGCAGGGCGAACACCTGACCAACATCGAGAAGAACCACAGTAAGACCTACAGCCCCGTTCGGAACTTCATCGTCCAGACGGCCGACGACATCAGCTTCGACCGGGAGAACTACGAAAGCCGTGACGACAACCCCAATCGCCACGAGTTCTTCACGCTTCTCGCTCGGAACAACGACCGACTTCAGCAACTCTCACTCCTTGCTCGCTTCATCCTGATTGAGATTGATGAAGGCCCGACGAAGGTCACCGGGAAGGAGGTCACCAAACTATTCGATTGCAAGCGCGAGGGGTTCACTGTCCACGAGGACTTAGAAGAGTTCAAACAACGCGATGAGATTCAGCGCGTTCAGCGGATGCTCGACCTCCTTACGGAACTGTACCGAGATACCGACCTGAAGAACGGGAACGGAGAGATAGAGTTCCTAAACAAGGAGTACTTCATCCTCAGCCTGTATTCGCTCATCCGTGAGTTAGAGTACGGCGATTACAACTTCGGGCGGGACAACTACGACGAGGTTCGGGACTTCACCGAGGAGTGGTTCAAGCGGTTCGAAGTTGAGGATACAGACGACAGCGAAATGCTCCAATTCAAGGAGGCTCGCCAGCAGAACCGAGGAGCAGTCAACAAGCGACACTACATCCTCGAAAACGCCTTCTGGGAGACAGAGCCCGACATTCAAGAGACGGACAGCCAACGGGCATTCTCCCGAGCGCAGCGAATTAAGCTCTTCATCGAGAGTGACCGCATCTGCGAGATGTGCGTAGAGGAAGGGAAAACCGAAGAGGAGGCAAAAGTGTCTTGGAGTAATTGGGACGCCGACCACATCGAGGAACACTCACAGGGCGGCCAGACTGTTCTCGAAAACGCACGGGTCCTCTGCCCCCATCATAATCGGAGCCGATAGCGTCCAGCAGTATCATTAATATCCTGACAGCAATCCGGTTAGATGGCGATTCTCGATGACTGATGCACCATTAGCGCCCCGTCGACCGATGGACGACAACAAGGGATTAGGCGAGGGAATGACCAGCGTAGATATCTACTGTCACCGCCAGCACAAAGGCCAATGGCAGCAAGAGGCCGACGAACAAGGAATCAGCCTGAGTCGCTATCTGGTCGAACTCGTTCAAGAAGCTCGCTGGCAGAGACATAACGACGACTGAGACGGCGAAGTCCGAAACATCGTTTTCCGCCGAAATCGGGACATAGACCGCGTTTTTACCGGTAATATCATTAACCTAACAACCCAATGACTATTCGGAGGTTATAGTATGACAGAGACATCTGTGGACAGCCCCAGCGACGAACGGGACTTCCAAACGCTCCACAAGAATACGACCAGAGCCGAACTCTTCCCCGCCAAACAGCACAAAGAGGAATGGTGGGAAGAAGCCGAACACGAAGGGTCCAGCCTCAGCCGGTACCTCTACGACCTGATTCAGGAAGCCCGGATGTATCGGGACAGCGGCGCACCCTTCATCCAAACACAGGACCAGACAGTCAAGCAACTCCAAAACAAAATCGACGACCTCCAAACGCAACTTGAAGAGGCTCGACAAGGCGGCGGTGGTCGAACCCACCTCAGTATTGATGACCTCGTCACTCGGGTATTGGACCAGCAGTACCAATCACTAGACGAACTCATAGAGCGCGTTTCTGCTAGTGACGATGTCGCCCAACACCTCCAACGACAAATCGAGAACCGGCTGTACGCCTTAGCCGAGAACGGACAGGTTGAATTTCAGCGTGGACACGGCTGGCGGCTCAAGGAGGGGAACTAACATGGGGGCCGAACCCGGTTCATCGAAAATCTACGACAACAAGCACGACGAAGTCAACTACTTCATCACTCGAAAGCACGCGACCGGCCGGAGCGAAAGAACGCTCAACTCCTACAGTCGCATCCTCCGTGAGTTCTTCCACGACCAATTCCCAGACCTCTCACCCAGTGAAGTCGAGATTCGACACGTCGAAGACTATCTAATGGCGCTCACAGACCGGGGCGTCTCCCAGAATTCGAAAAAGAAGTATCTGGAAGTCCTCTCCAGTTTCTACGGCTATACGCTAAAACGGCCGCAGTTCGAGGGAATTACCAGCAACCCCGCTGCGGTCGTAATGGAGGAGATTCCCCGGGTTCGTCCTGACCGTCCAGACTGTGCGACATGGGAGAACGCCTGTAAACTCATCAATGCGATTCCCGACCCGAGAGACAAGACCGTCACCATCATCCTCGCCAAAACCGGCGCTCGACTGCTGGAAGTCCTCTCCATCGAAGAGGACGACGTCGACCTCGAGAAGGGATTCATTCGACTCCGAGAACGCAAGGGAGGTAAACAGACTGTCGTCCCAATCGATGACGAGACCATCTACGCCATCAAACGCTACCAGTTCGTCAACGCCGATTTGGATTCGCCATATCTCTTCACAAGCAACAAAGGAGGACGGCTCTCGAAAGAGCGGATTCGACGGGAAGTGAAAGCCGCCGCCGACCGCGCCGGCGTCGCCCCCAAAGAAGAACGACGGTTCGAGAAGAAATTCACACCTCACACCTTCCGCACCGTGTTCACTACGCTAATGCGGAAACAAGGAATGAAGCCGTACATTCTGAAATACATCCGTGGAGACGCTAAGACCGAGACGATGGATATCTACACTCGGGTAGACCGTGACGAAGCGAAAGAAGAGTACCTGAACTGCATCAAGGAAATTGGACTCTAACGAGGATAGACAGTTGGTCGAAGTCATTATTTATCGAAACCCGTGGGAAGACCCTGAGGAGGTAGCATGCGTTACGATTGAGGGTGAGGTATCGGGCGGGACGCCGACCGCTGAATCTCTCCGAGACCGGATTCAGGACGAACGCGACCCAATCATCAGCGAGTACACGGATGGACGAGAACTGCTCCGGTATCTGGCTGCCTCGTACTCGAATGGGTATGTGATGGCAGGCTACGATAGCGAAGAGTCCCGGCGAGTCGTCGAGGAGTTGAACGACGCCGCATACCTCGACTGGGTCGAAGAGTCAGGGCTCGACACCTCGCTCTGAATCCCAAAGACTGTACGCTGGTAGTAGTCCCTCGACTGCTCACGTATTTCTGAGCGAACCGAATAGATTGACTCTTAATCGTCATCGAACGGCTCTCTACTCCTGTTAGGTAACACTCAGTCCGATGCTAGCTTTGACCTGGACGTCCTGACATTTTCTCCATCAATCAGAGGCTGCCGCTTAGTGTACGTGATTGCTCCAGAGAACGGATTGTTGCTCTCGATGATGACTGGTATTCGATTGCTGATGAACGCGTTCTCAGTTCTCTCAGCTAGGACCTCCACGCCGTTACAGACCAACAGAGACCGATTCAGTCTGTTGCTCGGGAGTCTTATGATGAAACAGAGCGATTATTGATACGGTGATTTGGCGTGGCATTGCTCATTTTTGGACTCAACGAAGAGAGGGACGACTGGGATGTCCTCGGGAAGATTGCCGACGGTGAAATAGTCGAGGACCCAACTGGCGAACTGGAGGCGACAATAGAAGGAGCGTATGATTTGGATGATGAGGACCACCTAAGACGGGCATTGAATAACCACTACATCAACGCCGTTCCGCTGGCAGAGAACGAGGAGTAACCGATGCGGGTTCTCTTTCAGATGTACCACGCCGGCGAGCTACACGACCTCGGTATCATCAAAGACGGCAATGTGGTCGAAAGCATGGAGGAGGGTTTTGAGGACTGGATTCGATGGGAGCTAAGTCAGCCGACGACTCCCGACATCGGTGACTCTGATGAAATTTTGGAAGCGTATGAGGGACCACACCTAATTGCAAGAGTAACTGACGAGTGACAACTATTGATATAGTATAAATAGGGGAACCTACGACGCTCCACGTTTGCTAACCACATCTTGCGTGCTC contains these protein-coding regions:
- a CDS encoding GmrSD restriction endonuclease domain-containing protein encodes the protein MAIYVDDPLNSNDEDWDISKFHSDSEYFVKRPPYQRKTVWDTGKKKELIDSFVRQLYVPPVVIRQVVLDGNDLRLEVVDGQQRITAIQEFFEDEFALPDSPELRELNPEHEIAGKRYSELSEDVQEYIDSQCSLKVIKLRGIDDPDDKRHQELATKVFWRLQQGEHLTNIEKNHSKTYSPVRNFIVQTADDISFDRENYESRDDNPNRHEFFTLLARNNDRLQQLSLLARFILIEIDEGPTKVTGKEVTKLFDCKREGFTVHEDLEEFKQRDEIQRVQRMLDLLTELYRDTDLKNGNGEIEFLNKEYFILSLYSLIRELEYGDYNFGRDNYDEVRDFTEEWFKRFEVEDTDDSEMLQFKEARQQNRGAVNKRHYILENAFWETEPDIQETDSQRAFSRAQRIKLFIESDRICEMCVEEGKTEEEAKVSWSNWDADHIEEHSQGGQTVLENARVLCPHHNRSR
- the xerA gene encoding site-specific tyrosine recombinase/integron integrase, yielding MGAEPGSSKIYDNKHDEVNYFITRKHATGRSERTLNSYSRILREFFHDQFPDLSPSEVEIRHVEDYLMALTDRGVSQNSKKKYLEVLSSFYGYTLKRPQFEGITSNPAAVVMEEIPRVRPDRPDCATWENACKLINAIPDPRDKTVTIILAKTGARLLEVLSIEEDDVDLEKGFIRLRERKGGKQTVVPIDDETIYAIKRYQFVNADLDSPYLFTSNKGGRLSKERIRREVKAAADRAGVAPKEERRFEKKFTPHTFRTVFTTLMRKQGMKPYILKYIRGDAKTETMDIYTRVDRDEAKEEYLNCIKEIGL